In Geopsychrobacter electrodiphilus DSM 16401, a single window of DNA contains:
- the tgt gene encoding tRNA guanosine(34) transglycosylase Tgt, with the protein MIPFRFDLLKQDGNARYGKIQTSRGIIETPVFMPVGTQATVKAMLPEALDELGAQIILANTYHLYLRPGHDLVRQLGGLHKFMNWSKPILTDSGGFQVFSLGDLRKIEENGVSFQSHLDGSKHHLTPELAIEIQQALDSDIVMVFDECIPYPADRTYVAASTSRSGRWAERCRKVLASGGEKALFGIVQGGMYEDLRRQSAEGLIDIGFEGYALGGLSVGEEASLMYEVMEYALPLLPQDKPRYVMGVGTPENLIEGVARGCDMFDCVMPTRNARNGVLFTGFGKLSIKQARFRDDPQPIDPCCDCYVCRNYSRAYLRHLFQSNEILSSVLNTHHNLYYYQQLMGSARQAISQGNFKVFRDDFYRSRQV; encoded by the coding sequence TTGATACCTTTTCGATTCGATCTTTTAAAACAAGATGGCAATGCGCGTTACGGAAAAATTCAGACGTCGCGCGGTATCATTGAGACCCCTGTATTTATGCCGGTGGGGACTCAGGCGACTGTCAAGGCGATGTTGCCCGAAGCGCTGGATGAACTTGGGGCGCAGATCATTCTGGCCAACACTTATCACCTCTATTTGCGCCCGGGGCATGACCTTGTTCGTCAGCTTGGCGGGCTGCACAAATTTATGAATTGGTCAAAGCCGATCTTGACCGATAGTGGTGGATTTCAGGTCTTCAGTCTTGGGGATCTGCGTAAAATCGAAGAAAACGGGGTCTCATTTCAATCCCATCTGGATGGCAGTAAACACCATCTGACCCCTGAATTAGCGATCGAGATTCAACAGGCGCTTGATTCAGATATCGTCATGGTTTTTGATGAATGCATCCCTTATCCTGCTGATCGAACGTATGTTGCGGCCTCCACGTCTCGGTCCGGACGTTGGGCTGAGCGCTGTCGCAAAGTCTTAGCATCGGGCGGCGAAAAAGCCCTGTTCGGAATTGTTCAAGGGGGGATGTATGAGGATTTGCGACGCCAGAGCGCTGAGGGCCTGATTGATATCGGGTTTGAAGGCTATGCCCTGGGTGGCTTGTCGGTCGGCGAAGAGGCCAGCCTGATGTATGAGGTAATGGAATATGCGCTCCCTCTCCTGCCGCAGGATAAGCCGCGTTACGTTATGGGCGTCGGAACTCCCGAGAATCTGATCGAAGGGGTCGCCCGGGGGTGTGATATGTTCGACTGTGTCATGCCGACCCGCAATGCCCGCAACGGGGTGCTCTTTACGGGGTTTGGCAAGCTGAGTATCAAGCAGGCCCGGTTTCGGGACGATCCACAACCTATTGATCCTTGTTGTGATTGTTATGTCTGCCGTAATTACAGTCGTGCCTATCTGCGGCATCTGTTTCAGAGCAACGAGATCCTGTCTTCGGTTCTCAATACGCACCATAATTTGTATTATTATCAACAGCTGATGGGGAGTGCCAGACAGGCTATTTCCCAAGGTAACTTCAAGGTCTTTCGTGACGATTTTTATCGGTCGCGGCAGGTTTGA
- a CDS encoding L,D-transpeptidase Cds6 family protein: MLRRGFVIFFVFLLLIATVVSVWALWRNQPTADVVNPAVQAQKLLSVEATGALLPQQQALYQRLQQRLLDNPEDYEATLLQSLLFFQIGRLDDAIAMLRDLTQKAPKFQLAHLVYGDLLVARFEPLQQLGGTKLMAALDSKQGEHQVANLRSEALARLRGYQTLLQGQKIPSAFIALDSTIKYALLVDKSANRLYIYRNVGTGLPPKLVDDYYVVVGQKPGNKYSAGDLKTPSGVYFVTGHISDKDLPIKYGTGAFPVNYPNTFDLHLQKTGHGIWLHGTDKSLYSRPPRDTEGCVALTNEELLRIGRYIEPGVTPVVISGSVTWISGRQWLDQNVELQSMLESWRSSWEHRDLDQYLSSYSRDFWSKDNNLSSWKKYKSRVLRGKRNQNIALRGVSLFGYPQQGSEGRNMVVATFLQKYRSNNYNGDMDKKLYLVKEDRRWKILYEGK, from the coding sequence ATGTTGAGACGCGGATTCGTCATATTTTTTGTTTTTCTGCTGCTGATTGCGACGGTGGTAAGCGTCTGGGCGCTTTGGCGCAATCAGCCGACTGCGGATGTGGTTAATCCAGCAGTTCAGGCTCAAAAACTTTTATCTGTTGAGGCTACTGGAGCCCTACTACCACAGCAGCAGGCGCTCTATCAACGCCTGCAGCAACGTCTGTTAGACAATCCAGAAGACTACGAAGCCACCTTGCTGCAATCGCTGCTATTTTTTCAGATTGGGCGACTGGATGATGCTATCGCTATGCTTCGGGACCTGACACAAAAGGCGCCCAAATTTCAATTAGCTCATCTTGTCTATGGTGATCTGTTGGTCGCTCGCTTTGAGCCTTTGCAACAGTTAGGTGGAACAAAGCTTATGGCAGCTCTGGACTCAAAACAGGGCGAGCATCAGGTTGCAAATTTGAGGAGCGAGGCGCTTGCGCGTTTGCGGGGGTATCAGACGCTGTTGCAAGGACAGAAGATTCCATCGGCGTTTATTGCTTTAGATTCGACAATAAAATATGCCTTGCTTGTGGATAAGTCAGCGAACCGGCTCTATATCTATCGCAATGTCGGCACAGGTTTGCCGCCGAAACTGGTCGATGATTATTATGTTGTTGTAGGTCAAAAGCCGGGGAATAAATACTCCGCAGGGGATCTGAAGACGCCGAGTGGTGTTTATTTTGTCACGGGCCATATCAGTGATAAAGATCTCCCCATTAAATATGGTACGGGCGCTTTCCCTGTCAATTACCCCAATACCTTTGATCTTCATTTGCAAAAAACAGGTCACGGTATCTGGCTGCATGGAACGGATAAGTCGTTGTACAGTCGACCACCGCGTGATACTGAGGGGTGTGTTGCTCTTACAAATGAAGAATTATTGCGCATTGGTCGTTATATTGAGCCGGGGGTGACGCCGGTTGTTATCAGCGGCTCGGTTACATGGATTTCTGGTCGTCAATGGTTAGATCAAAATGTTGAACTTCAGTCAATGCTGGAAAGCTGGCGAAGCAGCTGGGAGCACCGTGATCTTGATCAATATCTGTCCAGCTATTCACGAGATTTCTGGAGCAAAGACAACAACCTTTCAAGTTGGAAAAAATATAAGTCTCGTGTTTTGAGGGGGAAGCGTAACCAGAATATCGCCCTGCGCGGGGTTTCGTTATTCGGGTATCCCCAGCAGGGGAGCGAGGGACGCAATATGGTTGTCGCGACCTTTTTGCAGAAATATCGCTCGAATAATTACAACGGGGACATGGATAAGAAACTTTATCTGGTTAAGGAGGATCGTCGGTGGAAAATTTTGTATGAGGGAAAGTGA
- a CDS encoding diguanylate cyclase → MVNAVRLSHTSMRNITYDSQTELYSLTLVEPATSQHNALILQFPIDQKLLKILADRFFCDLALYSDTGRLMASSNDQYKIESFLSEKTINQIANGINLSTSHLEGFGYHSMLSPLPLGSNGVLYLSASRSLKDMNNLLFTNSWRLLLTVVLTLIIGATFYYRLLLRSLTPLKNLLHTIHQVAKGNLSNRTLIAPGSHLYELGTSFNQMLGQLEILYANRLEAEKSEALNQETLKYNMNLKKKSYEIERANILLKEQYEELSALFQVSRSLTSALDQNLLFDKIFTIFREALHCDSIVLLLYQPGSESLEVVKTTGLETKTTKGLSFILGEGISGMVAASMRPIYSPDLSVDQRNLNYKGRWVSTGSLLSMPMVLQNRLIGVLNIHHQQIKAFNAMAQQMAQAIADQAAISIENSRLYEKTRALSATDDLTGLANRRQFQDYLQREWAQSRRYHSTFSLLMIDIDHFKTYNDIHGHLKGDIALKKVAALLLQNTRGIDLVARFGGEEFVVLLPKASKEGGLAVAQKLCTCIEEGNFIGMEESQPQQKLTVSIGLATFPSDSTDLYELLNLADKALFQAKNSGRNQVTVWSQARVQEKSEMVQAL, encoded by the coding sequence ATGGTTAACGCTGTCAGGCTCAGTCATACCAGCATGCGGAACATTACCTACGACAGCCAGACTGAACTCTACTCGCTGACTCTGGTTGAACCAGCTACGAGTCAACACAATGCACTTATTCTGCAATTTCCAATCGACCAGAAGCTTTTAAAGATCCTTGCTGATCGCTTCTTTTGCGACCTTGCTCTTTACTCCGACACAGGTCGACTCATGGCCAGTAGCAACGACCAATATAAAATCGAATCATTTTTGAGCGAAAAGACGATAAACCAGATTGCAAATGGCATTAATTTATCAACCTCACACCTTGAAGGTTTTGGATATCACAGTATGCTGTCGCCGCTACCTCTTGGCAGTAATGGCGTGCTCTACCTTTCCGCCAGTCGTTCACTAAAGGACATGAATAATTTGCTCTTTACAAATAGCTGGCGATTATTGCTGACCGTTGTTCTGACACTTATCATTGGGGCAACCTTCTACTATCGCCTGCTGTTGCGCTCACTAACTCCTTTAAAAAATTTACTCCACACCATTCATCAGGTAGCCAAAGGAAACCTTTCAAATAGAACCCTCATCGCACCAGGCTCTCATCTATATGAACTGGGCACAAGTTTCAACCAGATGCTGGGTCAACTCGAAATTCTTTACGCAAATCGACTCGAAGCAGAAAAATCTGAAGCTCTCAATCAAGAAACATTGAAATACAACATGAACTTGAAGAAAAAAAGTTATGAGATAGAAAGGGCCAATATCTTACTCAAGGAACAGTATGAGGAATTGTCAGCGCTGTTCCAGGTTTCTCGCAGCCTGACTTCAGCCCTGGATCAAAACTTGTTGTTTGATAAAATATTCACCATTTTCCGTGAAGCGCTTCACTGTGACAGCATCGTCTTGCTACTTTATCAGCCAGGATCTGAGTCTTTGGAGGTCGTCAAAACAACAGGACTCGAAACCAAAACAACCAAAGGCCTGTCATTTATCCTGGGAGAAGGGATCAGCGGCATGGTAGCAGCGAGCATGCGACCTATCTATAGCCCTGACCTAAGTGTCGACCAGAGAAATCTTAACTACAAGGGCCGTTGGGTATCGACAGGGAGCCTTTTGTCAATGCCGATGGTCCTGCAAAATCGGCTCATAGGCGTGCTCAACATACATCATCAGCAAATAAAAGCCTTTAACGCTATGGCTCAACAGATGGCCCAAGCCATTGCCGATCAGGCGGCAATCTCCATTGAGAATTCGCGACTTTATGAAAAAACCCGAGCCCTTTCAGCCACGGATGATCTGACCGGTCTGGCCAACCGACGACAATTTCAGGACTACCTTCAACGGGAATGGGCGCAATCCCGCCGTTACCACAGCACGTTCAGCCTACTTATGATCGATATAGACCATTTTAAAACCTACAACGACATTCATGGACACCTCAAAGGCGATATTGCCCTAAAGAAGGTCGCTGCATTACTGCTGCAGAATACCCGCGGGATAGATCTGGTAGCACGCTTTGGTGGAGAAGAGTTTGTGGTCCTGCTGCCAAAAGCAAGCAAGGAAGGAGGTCTGGCCGTTGCACAAAAACTTTGCACGTGTATCGAAGAGGGGAATTTTATCGGGATGGAAGAGAGTCAGCCACAGCAGAAGCTAACAGTCTCGATCGGATTAGCAACCTTTCCTTCTGACAGCACCGACCTCTATGAACTCTTAAATCTGGCTGATAAGGCACTGTTCCAGGCTAAAAATAGTGGTCGAAATCAGGTGACCGTCTGGTCTCAAGCAAGGGTTCAAGAAAAATCAGAAATGGTCCAGGCACTATAG
- a CDS encoding HD domain-containing phosphohydrolase, whose product MNSLKIKILGLTIGITIIAVLLGAWHNLRTQSAMIERVAAHESRIISDTIHNSIRTSMSIGRNKDVASILKQITQEQTISGIRIIDPNGKILLSSSDAEDDQIVEAADLMTYRLSPEQFSFMTREGNRFISTLPIFNENDCHRCHNPQLKLLGILNVHLSLDGIDSLQRKGREATLLSSASIIVILIFSITFFILYYVDSPIRQMVEAMTKLENGEFEHASTDITSSREMSTLSLKFNRMVARLQSLIDSTITYERETAIHREKLSHQSELENMNMTLEDRLSEIEYLNITLEERLEEVEEANFKIADLAGDLEDRNTNLASAVNRLSSLYKMGLAVNSTMDLGQLFNLLLQKALDSLNGSIGYILLLDKNRNSLRIGSVFGLNSPVFDPRMSIELSRGGVSNWVIENREPVLIRKIEESRDFTRMSRLGFARETVICAPLFVHNEIFGTLTIANRPNGVAFSDEDLELLSTIAAQASVAIKNAQLYEDQQSTYLNTVHALVSAIEASDPYTRGHSERVTRYALALAKCLNLPEPSQKDLEQAAILHDIGKIGIDSFLLHKIDQLSPNDIDLLRQHPVIGMRILEPIQFLVRVREIIGQHHERFDGQGYPLGLSGEKLLFEARILSVVDSYDAMTSDRPYRKALSKDVALNEIGLYAGTQFDPRVAKAFIELMHTEHLTN is encoded by the coding sequence ATGAACTCACTTAAAATTAAAATATTAGGGTTGACGATTGGCATCACGATTATCGCCGTTCTCTTGGGAGCCTGGCATAATCTGCGGACACAGTCAGCCATGATTGAACGCGTTGCAGCACATGAAAGTCGAATCATCTCCGACACTATCCACAACAGTATTCGTACCTCCATGTCGATCGGACGCAACAAAGATGTCGCCAGCATCCTGAAACAAATCACCCAAGAACAGACCATTAGCGGTATCCGGATCATTGATCCGAACGGAAAAATTCTGCTTTCTTCATCTGATGCCGAGGATGATCAAATTGTGGAAGCGGCGGACCTGATGACCTATCGTCTGTCGCCGGAGCAGTTCTCTTTCATGACCCGGGAAGGGAATCGATTCATATCGACACTGCCGATCTTCAATGAAAATGATTGCCACCGTTGCCACAATCCGCAATTAAAATTGCTGGGCATCCTTAATGTTCATCTATCCCTTGACGGTATTGATTCGCTGCAGAGAAAAGGCCGGGAAGCTACTCTCCTTTCATCTGCCTCCATTATTGTCATTCTGATTTTCTCGATCACCTTCTTTATTCTCTATTATGTAGATTCTCCTATTCGCCAGATGGTCGAAGCAATGACCAAACTCGAAAATGGTGAATTTGAACATGCGTCTACAGACATCACCAGTTCTCGTGAAATGTCGACACTCTCCCTGAAGTTCAACAGGATGGTGGCACGTCTGCAGTCTCTCATCGATTCGACAATTACCTACGAGCGGGAAACTGCTATTCATCGCGAAAAACTTTCCCACCAGTCAGAACTCGAAAATATGAACATGACCCTTGAGGATCGACTCAGTGAAATTGAATATCTAAACATAACCCTCGAAGAACGGCTCGAGGAGGTCGAAGAGGCGAACTTTAAAATTGCCGACCTGGCAGGGGACCTTGAAGACCGCAACACCAACCTTGCCAGCGCGGTCAACCGTCTGTCATCCCTGTATAAAATGGGGCTGGCGGTCAACTCTACCATGGACCTCGGGCAACTCTTCAACCTGCTGTTGCAAAAGGCACTCGACTCCCTTAATGGCAGTATCGGGTATATTTTGCTGCTGGATAAAAATAGAAATTCACTGCGCATCGGGAGTGTTTTTGGATTAAACAGTCCCGTTTTTGACCCCAGGATGTCAATTGAACTTTCTCGCGGTGGAGTCTCTAATTGGGTTATTGAAAACCGCGAGCCGGTTCTCATTCGTAAAATTGAAGAGTCTCGAGACTTCACACGCATGAGTCGCCTCGGCTTTGCCCGTGAAACGGTTATCTGTGCCCCACTGTTTGTTCATAATGAAATTTTCGGCACCCTGACGATTGCAAACCGACCAAACGGTGTTGCCTTCAGTGATGAAGATTTGGAATTGCTCTCAACGATTGCCGCTCAAGCGAGTGTAGCGATTAAAAACGCACAATTATATGAGGATCAACAAAGTACCTATCTCAATACCGTCCATGCCTTGGTATCAGCTATAGAAGCAAGTGATCCATATACCCGTGGCCACTCAGAACGGGTTACTCGCTATGCCCTGGCTCTGGCGAAATGCCTCAATCTGCCAGAGCCTTCTCAAAAGGACCTCGAACAGGCCGCCATACTTCACGATATTGGTAAGATCGGCATTGACAGCTTTTTGCTGCACAAGATTGATCAACTCTCTCCAAACGACATCGACCTGTTACGCCAACACCCCGTGATTGGCATGCGGATTCTCGAGCCCATCCAGTTTCTGGTCCGCGTCCGTGAGATCATCGGGCAGCATCATGAGCGCTTCGATGGGCAAGGTTATCCATTAGGATTGTCTGGAGAAAAACTGCTCTTTGAAGCGCGGATCTTGTCTGTCGTAGACAGCTACGACGCTATGACCTCTGATCGCCCCTACCGAAAAGCACTTTCCAAGGATGTTGCCCTCAATGAAATTGGGCTTTATGCCGGCACTCAGTTTGACCCCCGGGTTGCGAAAGCTTTTATCGAACTCATGCACACCGAACACTTGACCAACTAA
- the queA gene encoding tRNA preQ1(34) S-adenosylmethionine ribosyltransferase-isomerase QueA, with protein sequence MQLENFDYVLPDELIAQYPARSRDDSRLMRLDRQSKTISTGAFLEIVDSFVPGDLLILNDTRVRSARLLGKKDSGGQVELLLLRRMPGEPEDWRCLGRSSRPLRPGTLIDFAEGLSAEILPGGVDQERIVRFCRVENFEALIERIGHLPLPPYIRRADQQTDRERYQTVFAQNLGAVAAPTAGLHFTQSLLQQLRLKGVQIETLTLHVGIGTFLPVRVENVHDHRMHSEAYQVPESTATAVNRAKQEGRRVVALGTTAARTLETATDEQGALVPGAGESEIFIFPGYKFKTVNGLVTNFHLPKSTLLMLVSALAGREFILEAYQRAIAERFRFFSYGDCMLIL encoded by the coding sequence ATGCAGTTGGAAAATTTTGATTATGTGCTGCCTGATGAATTAATTGCGCAGTATCCGGCCAGGAGCCGTGACGATTCACGTTTGATGCGTCTGGATCGACAGTCGAAAACAATTTCTACTGGTGCTTTTCTTGAGATCGTTGACTCCTTTGTCCCCGGGGATCTCTTAATCCTCAACGACACCCGGGTCCGGTCTGCACGCCTACTGGGGAAAAAAGATTCAGGGGGACAGGTTGAACTCCTTCTGCTCAGGCGAATGCCGGGTGAGCCCGAGGACTGGCGCTGTTTGGGCCGCAGTTCACGCCCCCTGAGACCAGGGACACTGATTGATTTTGCGGAGGGCTTAAGCGCAGAGATTTTACCCGGCGGGGTTGATCAAGAGCGGATAGTGCGATTCTGTCGGGTCGAGAATTTTGAGGCTTTGATTGAAAGGATCGGTCATCTGCCTTTACCGCCCTATATCAGACGTGCTGATCAGCAGACCGATCGTGAGCGTTATCAGACCGTTTTTGCCCAGAATCTGGGCGCGGTCGCAGCACCCACGGCAGGGTTGCATTTTACTCAATCCCTGCTGCAGCAATTGCGTCTTAAGGGTGTTCAGATTGAAACTTTGACCCTGCATGTCGGGATCGGTACTTTCCTGCCGGTACGGGTTGAAAATGTGCATGACCATCGTATGCATAGCGAGGCCTATCAGGTGCCTGAATCCACGGCCACTGCGGTAAATCGCGCCAAGCAGGAAGGTCGGAGGGTTGTTGCTCTCGGGACAACCGCGGCGCGCACGCTTGAAACGGCTACTGATGAACAGGGGGCTTTGGTCCCTGGGGCCGGGGAGAGTGAAATTTTTATCTTTCCGGGATATAAATTTAAAACAGTCAATGGGCTGGTTACAAATTTCCACCTACCCAAATCGACCTTGTTGATGCTGGTCAGCGCCCTCGCTGGACGTGAGTTTATTTTAGAAGCCTACCAACGGGCAATTGCTGAGCGGTTTCGTTTTTTCAGCTATGGCGATTGCATGCTGATTCTTTAG